The region TTTTACACAACTGCGTCACAATTTTCATTCTCTCTAACAGTCCGCAATTGAACGGAAAACTGACCTATTTACTCAGGCGCTGCGATGACCCCAAGTTTGAGTGGAAACACGGAATAGATCTCCAGTAATAATGAAAATCAAGATCACAACGCATCGATTGCCATCGAAAACCATGTGAATTTAACTGAGGCTGGTTGCTTTCAGTCGAACACCGCttaacattacacacacacaaaaatagctTGAAGAAAGATTACCGCGTTACATGTATGCGCCTATAGGTCCAATTCAACTGGAATTACATTATCTTTAATTCCTTTGTTGTCGCCCAATACTGCACTCGAAATACAAAGGGACCACCAAACAGCACGGAATTCATTCGGTCTCATCAAACCATACAGAATAACGGGCAAGGAAAATATGTAGAAATACAGAACGTCTGTTTACTTCTCTACCAGAAACTCTGCAGCATCCGAGAAGGGTCGCAATTTGATGCAGAAAAGCCTCTTTAACGTTACTACTTACTTGCCGCATCAGAGTGCATTTTTATGAAACATACAACTGTCTGTGGGAAGTCCGCAGACCGGCCAATAGGCGGGCCTTGTCAACGTAAACCACGCCCACGGACGATGATTGAAACACAGCCTGCTAGATTTCCGCCCACGCTCGCTGGTGATTGGTTATCTCAGATGTCAAATCACAAGTAGGTGGCAATTAAAATAAACCCCTCccataaataaatatcattgGACAGAGTTCCCAAACATGCTGCTCCAGCTGTACCACTCATTGGTCCACACATTTTAGCGAGCTTGTCAATTACTAGAATATCCTCGTGCAAGCTTGAAACCAATCCCACgaggaaatctgattggtcagGTTCTTCATAAACCGGCCCCCCAGTAATACTGTCCTATGGACTACGTAGTTCATTGTCGGAGCCGGGTGAAAGTTGTTGGGAAGACGGATCgtgcatttaatttttaagtaCATGCAAATTCGCACAGTACAAAGACGCgatataaaaacagacaatttttAGTCAAGTAGATCCCTATtagtggactcgtccatcatcCGAGTTGAAGCTACTCTACGGAGGAAAGGAGTTCGCTGGGGCATCCTTAGAGATGgagtgaggagctcagtcaccagggaggagctcggagtagagctgaGATGATTCGGATGCCTCCCTGCTCAGACTTACATCTGTGACCCGAACCTGGATAAGTGGTTGAGaatggagagatggatggatggatggatggatggatggatggaaggatggatggagggatggatggagggttgGATTCTCATTCAGAATTTGATGTCTGCAATATATTTGTAACAATTTAGGACATGGGCACATTTACTCTCGTACGTGTTGTAAAAATGCATGTCTTTTGCAATAAAGTATTGACTCTGAAAACAATGAGTCAATTCTGACCTTAAAGTTAAAAGTCTCAAAATTGTGAGTTAATCAGCATTTGCTGATTAGGTCAGGTGGATGGATTATTTAGATCGAAATGCTCTCTAACAAGAATTTAAACAAATTACCACCATGATAAAAAATTAAGAGCAATAAACCTTTTGTGTGCATTGACAGTCAtagatatttttctttataaaagtGTTGTACTGATAGTTTTGTTGATTATATACATGTGGTACAAAACCTGCCAAAATCAGATCACTGTGAATCACTTTTAACTGAAACACCTACTGCTCGCGTTTCATATCACCTGAACATCAAGACCTTCTCATGATTGACCTATAGTAGGACTGATATGTTCATTTACATACttaatgcttctttttttttagttatcaCATAGTATTTCTAGccaatatttcttttattttgaaagagctTTGAAGGGCAGGGCCTCTCCTTCAAGGGGGCGGAGCTAGAAACTGAATTCTGGGCGGAGCTATTATTTCCTTCCTGATATCAGACACCAACACAGACAGCAGACAGTACTGTACTTCCTCAGAAAGTGTCTGACAAGGTGTCTGCAGTCTCCTGCATCATGACTTCTGGAGAAGCGGGACAGACCATCACAGTGACGACTGAGGCAGCagaacctgctgctgctggcccaGCTGCACTGAAAGGGACCTGGATGGTGAGAAGCAGCAGAATATTTTCAGCATACATGCTTGGATGAACGTGGTTATTATAGGCCATTGTTTTACATACATTATCCCTGACCCGCATGTGTCTTGTAGTGCCCAATAGGTGATCATCACATCCATCAAAATGATTTCAGAATGGTTTGGAAAGAGTGCCAGGAGGAGAGTTTCTGGTACAGAGGTACTCCCGTAGatattcaacacacacacacacacacacacacacacacacacacacacacacacacacacacacacacacagacacagtgggTTTACATTCCTCTCTGAATTCAATGTGgccacaaaaaacacaccactTGGAGGCATTGAGTGAAGTTACAAATGCTGACATTTTACAAGAGATCTTGCTTCAACTTGTGTTTAGGCTGAGCCAAACAGGGACTGTGCTGATTTTACCCAAATTTTACATCTAAATCCTGCAACCCTCCTCCCTGTCATATCACTAAAGGAATAAAGGATGTGGTACATGAACTTTGCACTAAAACCTACACTTTTTTGTGTAACTAACAAAACATTCAGTGATTCATCAGTTATTCACACCCACATagctgtactgtatatacaaccTTCAGACTGCTGGAACTTGAGCATTCAAAACTGGCATGTACCGCATGTATGTCGTGTTATGTTATCTTATGGCGGGGTCTGAATGCATTAGTTTGAAGATAACCAAGAGTAATGATCCATGTGTCATGTGTAAACTTGTCGTTGCCTTTAACCTTGATCGCTGCCCTTCCATTCACTGCCTGCCATTCAGGTGCTGCCTGTTCTCTACCATGCTGTTGCATAATCATAATAAAACCCTGTTAGCAGTACTTCCTGAATTAGAAATTTTTGAACCAATAAATTAATATTCGCTGTTGTCGCCGACTGAGACGACAAAGTGGACAACTCATGCCAAAGGAGGCAGGACCATTCCGTGATAGAAAGTGATCGTCCTTTGTCCTGCATTGAGAGCAATTCTGATTCTTCTACActttgtgtccatgtgtgtcttacTGCTGCTTACGTTGTATAAACTGACtccattcttttttgttttttttaacagctctACCCTTCTCTGCGGCTGGCATGACATTCACTGGTATTCTTATTTACAATGGTAAGGCACTGACGTTCAGTAACATTCTCTCATCGTATCACAATTAAACATGTAAAgtacaaacatttgtttttagcTCATTAGGATCTAAGTTCATCTTTATTTCCATGCAGGCATCTGGAAATCATCAAAGCGTTTTGGTCCCTTTCCAAAGCTTATCGGTGTGTGACATGTCGTATTTTGGACTCATTTTCTAAGAAACTGCACCAAAACAATTCCTCGGCTATTGTTGctcccacattatatatatattttctcttcttcaggtgctgGGATCTTTGGTTTTGCACTCGGGAAAGCATCGTATGCTGGAACATGTCGAAAGAAGTTTCAGCAGCTTGGCTTTGGCCCAGATCGCTATGGAAAGGACCGTGATCACAGACTCAGGTGAGGGACTATGTTGAGTTTAAAGATTCCATGGCATCATTTTGATGAGGGCAAGTTAATCTCCTGATGTGTTGCACTCTGTTTAAATAGTGATAATAATTCATGTTCTCCATAATATATTCAGGATAGAGGCAGTAATGTCAAGTAGATAGAACTTCTGAAAAGTAGGTGACACTCTTACCACAATGAGAGAAATGTTTATGTTAGGGTATTAGGAGACAGTGTGCCTGTGGGAACTGACAAGATATTTTAAACAAGCAGACCTGGAAGGTTCTTCATACAGTAAGGGCAGGTCATTTCTCTAAAGGGAGGCCATTTGGTGGAACATATAAGTGTTGGAAAATTTAAATCTGTTGTTGGGATGGTCTTGAATTGGTATAAAagctaaaaaaatttttttacaatagTCATAATCACATTCTTAAACTGCTGTGTCTCCCTACTGGTATGTTTTACATAAATCTGATTCATCACAGTGAGTTAATAATTATTCAGAGAATTAGCAACTTTCATGAACCTGAAAGAACTTTCCTGACACCACTTGCAGATGATAAAGAAAAGGGACTTATCTGAAAAAGTCTTCTCTACTCAACAGACATGTTGCTTCAAACCTGTATATATTAGCATTAATATGATGGTGTTTCCACAAATGTGCAGATTATTCGTGCTCTGTGCACTCATTCTTTTCTGTAGCCTGGATAACAAGTTTATCACATTTGATAGTCTCTCATATTTACAGTCTCTCTTCTCCGTATGTGAGGGGTTCAGTCTCGCCCTACGTCAACAGAAACGGAACTGTCATCCCTCTCTTCTATAAGAGGACAGGGATGGAGACAGTGATGTAAACTGGCAGCTCTGTACTTTTGAGTCCCGATCTCAAGCCCTGGAAGCTGCTGGCTGGGTTCTGGTGTCACTTCCTGCAGGTTGTTGCCCAGAAATATCCTGataacattaagaaaaaaagaaagcattgGCAGACAGTGACGTCTCTGCAGAAACAGATGCTGCCACTGTTTTTCTGCTCCTTAATATAAAACTTacagtgaatatatttattttagtcttttttttttcctctggcaTACATCTTGCAAGCTATACATACTACcattacaaaattttaaaacagGTTAACCATATTGTGTAGTTACGACTTTTGATGTGCTGAAGTTTCTGCAATTTTTATTTTGcgtggtttccatggaaatttTTGTCTGACTGATTGATCATCTTCTCCATTCCATAAATCCAAAACAATGGATTGATATCTCAAATCACTAAAGGAATAAAGGATGTGCTACATGAACTTTGGACATCTACACATAACAATTGTTTAACGCTAATTTTTCACACTttatctttaaataaataatataatatatttacttGCTCCTGCCACTCACCAGAATATTATCCCAGCAGATGCCACCATGTGTGTGACGAATGTAAGAAGAAAGCTGAATCTGCGCCTGAAAAAGCAGTCTAAAGATAGAGGTAAAGGTATCATGTGTCACCATCATGAGCTATTAGAAGCATATAGTGTAAATTGGATAAGCGATAATTTAACATCTACTCACgaacatgtaaaataaatttattaaaaatgttcaatATGTGCCTTTAAGTAATAATTTTTGCTTTTGTCAATAGATGCTGCACTGATCTATTTTTGATGTATTGCTGTTATACTGTGCATGTACTTTGTACACACTAAACAGCTCTCAGTGTGTATCTATGAATTCCAGCTTGTGTGTTATAGATACACAAGCTGGAATTCATGTTATAGATTGTGTGTTaatattttgtacaatttttctACTGTGACTTTAtcacaaagtctgtttcttgTGTGGAACAAAGTCAGctggacttgtaggaaaagctCAGCTgacttcattcaacacagaTCTTccgtgacctggatgaatgacaaTCTTCACAAAGTCTTGTTGTTGTCCAGTATTGCGCCTCATAGCCTCAGGGCAGCTTGCCACAAGGGGGCGGTATTGTCACTTGTGATATTGTCTCAGTGGAATCCGTACAAAACATGAGTACAGTACAGAATTTGTTtctacatgtctgtgtaggtccTTAGACATACAGGAGTACAGGGTTTATGAAGAGTGCAGCACCATGTATTGGCTTTATTGAAAGCTGCTGTTTACTTtggcaataaaaaataaagggaatATTTGTTAATTGTTTGTGGTGTTCTTTTCCAGGCTGTGTAGATATGCAGATGTATCTGTCTTTAAACAGTATACACTCTTATTCACAATCTAtgcaaatattatttatatagtcTTCTGAATGGTCCATAACTCCCTGACTGCAAATGGGAGAGTCCCGGAGAGATGATGTTCTACATGGTGTTCTGTGTGTCATGctgacatttattcatttatatcaaCCTATTAAAATATGGTATAAGagattatttaaaatgacactgattataataataatttgtgcCAGGACTTTGTGTAAATTGTTTTTAGTACTTCAGAATTAAAAGTAACAGACTGGTCAGTTTTGCAACTGGGCTTCATTATTTCTTAATTACACCGTGGGCCATTGTTTT is a window of Antennarius striatus isolate MH-2024 chromosome 7, ASM4005453v1, whole genome shotgun sequence DNA encoding:
- the ociad2 gene encoding OCIA domain-containing protein 2 — translated: MTSGEAGQTITVTTEAAEPAAAGPAALKGTWMCPIGDHHIHQNDFRMVWKECQEESFWYRALPFSAAGMTFTGILIYNGIWKSSKRFGPFPKLIGAGIFGFALGKASYAGTCRKKFQQLGFGPDRYGKDRDHRLRCHHVCDECKKKAESAPEKAV